ATAAACCTCTATAATTTGCTGCTGAAGAAAGTGCATCTACACACATCTAATTTGGCTCTAGTGAGGAAACTAAAGGCAAGACATCATTTCAATTTATATTTTAACATTTAAATCATTTACTCCTTTTTACTAAATTAATCACATATTGTATTTTCTATGCACTGAAGCCTTGCTACCTCAGGAAGGAGGGAAACAGTAATGATGTATGAATATTCTTATAACACATTTATTTTGGGTGAAAGTTTTCATAAATGTGCTAAACTACTACTGGCCATAATTTAGGTCTTCCATAAATTGAGTTTAAAAGTAATGCTATAATATGGACGAGTGAATGATGTGTGTTAACATTTTCACGTAAAACTGTACAGAAAGTACAGTAAAGTAAAAAGTTTTACGGAAGTAAAACTGTAAGAATTGCAAAGAAATTATTAGAAGAAAGCATTAtgccattattattatatagtacTATAGCCAAGACCTATTAATATCTGTTCACGTTTATTCATTATAGAAGTATTATACCCCCATCATATTCTACAGTCAGCACTGAAACAACAGGATCACGTGAATACGTATCTACTACTGGGCCGAGTATACATTCGTTTAGATCAGCCAATGGGTGCCCTCGAGGTGTACAAGGACGGACTCGACAAATTCCCTGGGGAAGTTACGTTGCTTACTGCAATTGCAAGGTATGTGATATAGTAACACAAGGGATATAGGTAAAGAATATCGGAATACAAAATTTCCAGATTACCCATGCAGCTGTAACTTAAATACTGAAGTAACTTAAGTTATGACAGAATAGTAACTTAAGAAGTGGATGTAAATTAGGCATGCTACACAGTCTCAAGGTTATACACGGTAAAAAATATTTGAAGATTATGCATGGTACACAGTATCTGAAGATTATGCATGGTATGTACACAATATCTGAAGAATATGCATGGTACACAGTATCTGAAGATTATGCATGGTACACAGTATCTGAAGATTATGCATGGTATGTACACAGTATCTGAAGAATATGTTATGCATGGTACACAGTATCTGAAGAATATGTTATGCATGGTACACAGTATCTGAAGATTATGCATGGTATGTACACAGTATCTGAAGAATATACATGGTATACAGTATCTGAAGATTATGCATGGTATGTACACAATATCTGAAGAATGTGCATGGTACACAGTATCTGAAGAATATGCATGGTACACAGTATCTGAAGATTATGCATGGTATGTACACAGTATCTGAAGAATATGCATGGTACACAGTATCTGAAGATTATGCATGGTATGTACACAGTATCTGAAGAATATACATGGTACACAGTATTTGAAGACAATAATATAATACAACCATCTTGCTGGAGTAGAGAAATACAAAATGGCTAAATGGAAAAATGTTTTCTAGTtcaatatatttaaataaatgctAAAAGATATAGAGAAACACTAGACCTAAAGTGTAGAGAGTGTGTTGGAGTTGATAGTAAATGAAATAGTGTACGAAGGTGCTTCTTGGCAGAGATTGAACGTATTATATTAATCTTATTATGAACTATTTCTTACTCAATGAAGTTTCATTGGATTGTTGAATTAAGGTCAGAGATGAGCACTAAATTCTTTGAGTTACAGTATTTGGTGAACAAACTTCAAATGAAGATAAACACTTACACAATATGTCACCTAATAATATGTCATAtgtcacagtctccgtggtgtagtggtaagacactcgcctggcgttccgcgagtgctatgtcatgggttcgtatcctggccggggaggatttactgggtgcaattccttaactgtagcctctgtttaacgcaacagtaaaatgtgtacttggttgtaacaacgattcttcgcggcaggggatcgtattccagggaccgtaggattaaggacttgcccgaaacgctacgcgtacaagtggctgtacaagaatgtaacaactcttgtatatatctcaaaaaaaacctTTGTTTAGACATGTCTAAGAAATATTCGGTGCTCATTCTAAACGTCACGTTTGATCTACAATGTAGTTGTCTATAATGATACATGTTTTCCATACTGTAATTATTTAAATgcagtatatactgtatataaacgtatataaacacaatcgacttgagaatggtccaggacagaccgaaacatcgtcgtcccttcaccttctagtgtgtggtctggtcaacatactgtaTATAAAATTGTTTGATATTCAATTACACAAAAATCATTATACTATTACATAATTACACATGTGTTTTCTAGGATTTATGAGGGTCTTCATGATCTGACCAAAGCAGTTAAATACTACAAGGATGTCTTACAACACGATGCTACTCACGTTGAAGCAATAGCGTGTATTGGAACCCATCACTTCTACACCGACCAGCCCGAGGTGGCTTTGCGGTTTTACAGGTACATTATCATCATTAACAATAAACTATTTAgggagttgatacctggttgatggggttctgggagttcttctactgcccaagcccgggcttgacttgtgagtttggtccaccaggctgttgcttggagcggcccccaggcccacatacccaccacagcccggttggtccggagttACGTTACCAATTGTTTTCTACTTAAAGTTGATATCTTATTATAGGTTATTTGAAACCATTATATAGATATGTTAATAATTTGGTGGTCCAGACTTTCTACGTTTTCGATCATAAACGTTCGGGGATCCCCGAGCCTCTCAACGATGCAAAAATATTTTATAATCATTTTACGTTTTCTAATTTATTTCTTGGGTTATAGCTATAACTTTGGTACAAAATTTTCAACATTAAGTCTTAAGAGAATAGATGCAAGAAAAAAGTATTTATAATAGATTATTCATGACAATGGTGAATATATGAATGTTTAAGAACAGCAATCAGATGATGCATTTTAGTGTCATTGGAATGCAAAAGTTTTAAAAAACAATCTTATTGCAAAAAAATATACTGTATTAAGCACAATGTTAGCATTTCTTAAATGATTTTATTATTTTCATCATGTATTTTCAGCATTTATTGACTTATTTTAAAATTCCTGACAAATAACAAAATGCATCCAAACAGGAGCACATTATATAAATAGGAAAATTTAAAGATTAAATTTCTTATATTTTAATGCTTCATATGATTATCATGCAGGAAACAAAGGTGTTATATAACAAGATATATTGCCATTTGCCTCTAGTGAGAAACTAAATGGAAAACTAAAAAGAAAGGGGAAGGAATAGTAACTAAAGATATCATGCCTTTTCACTATGTTTCATGTAGCTTTTAACGATACATTTTCAAATTGGTTAATACCTTTTGATTAAAATTACCAGGaagggcctggggccagattcacgaagcagttacgcaagcacctacgaacgtgcacatctttcctcaatctttgacggctttgtttacatatattaaacagtttacaagaatgaaaacttGCCAAACAACTGTTgtgattgttataaacagcctccaggtgcttcggagctcattaaccgtttaataattgtaaacaaagccgccaaagattgagaaaagatgtataggttcgtaagtgcttgcgcaagtgctttcgtgaatctggcccctgaccaaAATGTTCTTTCAGACGTCTACTGCAAATGGGCATTTACAACTGCGAGATCTTCAACAACTTGGGTTTGTGTTGTTTCTATGCTCAGCAATATGACATGACACTAACGTGCTTTGAAAGAGCACTCAGCCTGGCCACCGACCAGAGCGTAGCTGATGTATGGTACAACTTGGGACATATAGCTCTGGTTAGTAGTGACATTATTTGTTTAATATTCATCTAATAGTTTAGAATAACAATTCTTAAATGTACTGATAAGTTAGAGTATAAAAAGCTGTGTACTTGCTCTTGACTTATTAGCTTTACATTATTACAGTGTAACACTGCTGCTCCAGACTGACCTTCCAACAGTTGTCAGTAAATAATAAATTACTCTGGCACTTCAAAATTTGTTAATGTCAATTTTAAATTACTGTATATAAAATAAACAAACTATAAAAATCCTCAATTATCATTGTATTTGAGTCTTTCAAAAGCCCTGGTCTGAAGGTTCTCAAGCATCCTAAGATATATTTCTGGAAATTCTTAAAATTCTCTTTACAGATGCCactaagaaattatgaaagaaaaATTGGCAATTTGTAAAATGACCTTTCTCTTCTATCTATGAACCTAAATttagtacagtatataaaaaaaatcagtattcATTTAGGCAATGTTGTACAGTGTAGCCATGAAATAAAGAATTCAGCATTTCACTATCTGTTATCCTGTTCTAACGCTTCATTAACGTTTTAGCATTAAAACTGTATCTGTAGTCATTCAAATTTCAGCACAACTCCAATGCAGGACTTCTTTACCATcttactttttaaatgttgaagtgAAAATAAGATACTATACGGTATAGAAAACATGAAGAGATAATTTTATTTAAATGCACTGTGCGCACATAATATTACTGACGATATCATCTCTAGGGAATTGGGGACATAAACCTGGCATACCAATGCTATCGTTTGGCTCTTGTTGCTAACAACGACCACGGGGAGTCATACAACAACTTGGGAGTGCTGGAGTATCGGCGAGGGAACCTGGATACAGCTCGTGCCTTCTTCATGACGGCATCCAGCCTGGCCCCTCACATGTTCCAGCCACATTTTAATCATGCCAAACTTGCTCATAAGGTGAGGCACTACAGGAGAAGTCCCGAGTGTTTTATATTCTAAGCATTCTCTGCACATTTGCTATAGTTAGACTTCCGCCAAACAGTCTGTTAAACATACGGTGTGTTCATTATGCTCTGCTGTTTTCAGTTTTCCTTAATATCTATTATGCAGTCATTTAATTTCTATAGTCAATTGATTCTTAAACATTATTTTCTTCATTGAATACAGTACTATACTACAGATGCAGAGATGTTTCAGGGTACATGGTTCTCTTTTCTATGTACTGTAATGCAGATCTTTGAGGTAATTGTCAGGTCTGTTATCAATTTAAAAATAGTCTATGTTATACAGTGTATTGCTATACTCCCCTGTAGTTGCACTGAAGAGATTCAGTTACTTAAACATTTGTATACAGAAGTAATATTCTCATTATCTAGAATCTTGTCGCACTACAGTACTGGACGTGGTGAAATGCTATGTAGTGTGACAATGACTAGCTCTCATCTCCTATAATCATTACCATCACCAGTGCTTCCCCACTCTTTGAAAGTGAGAAACAATGACAAAGAATTTTATGTTTAACAGAGAACTAACTTCTCGATGGTAATTTTGTTCCTCGAACCAATCATTAGTATTAAATTAACAAATGTAACAAGTCTTCAGTTAATTAGGAATTACTTCACAGTGGCCACACATTCTTTCTTCTTTTAAATTTTCAGTAATATCTGAAAACTATCAGATATTACTATCTACTGATATCTATCTGAAAACTATCAGATATTACTATCTACTGATATCTATCTGAAAACTATCAGATATGTCAATCAGctgatgtatagattcctgagcctactgggctctatcatatctacacttgaaactgtgtatggagtcagcctccaccacatcactgcctaatgcattctacctgttagctactctgacactgaaaaagctctTCCTAACTTTattgaatacagtactgtacttggaaAAAAACATTTTTCAATTTGTCATTACCCACCAGTAAATGTTCATGTAATGAATCAACAGCATTACTATGTATTGGTTGCAGTATTGCTGTatcctgtaatttacatacattaAAAATGTAATCATGCTCAATTTTAATTTCAGGTTGGAGACCTACAGACCAGCTACATCATCGTTCAGAAGGCACTCGCACTCTTTCCCGCACATGTGGACTCTAAGGAACTCCTAAAAACTCTTGAGATGCACTTTCATACTTTGTAATAAGCACTGAAAATATGTATCTAGCTAGTAAAAGTATATAAATTATAACAAAATTCATAACTACTTATATAGGGAGAGTTGAGTGTGTcatcatacagtactgtattgtatttaAGTAATCATCAAAGATGTATTGTATTTAAAAGAATAAACATTTATACTATGACATTTTTTCTCTAGCCTTGAGTTGCAGTTTAAAAATGATTACATTGGTTTTGGATGATAAACTTAATTATAACAGTACTATCGGCCAACAATCCTCTCATCACAGAGTAAATCATGAATGTTTGTGTCATAACAGAAATGAAACGACTGCAAAATACCGAGTTGGGGAAAAAATGCCGCACGTGAAAATCAGTACTATTCAGTTTGGTAAAGCAAAACCATTACATGGTTATCAAACTTTATTAGGTAATATTCAAATACAAATTAAAGACTGAGgtgtattatttatatatggtaAACATCACTTCCTTAATGTGGCATAGTAATAAAAAACAATGCAATTTCAGTTATGAAAAAAGGCTCACCATATTTTGACAATTTCCAAGAGCTTATATACCTAGTTGGTGGTGATGGAATAGTTTCTTAGTCCCTCTCTGCTATGGCACTAAGATGAAAGTCAATTTCTTGTTCTGTCAAGGCCCTGAAAGAAAGTAAAAATTGGAATATAAATGAAGGtgaataccctggaaacacaaaccgaaaccgtctctattttccgcttgttacaacttgtaataaagttgttaatcttggcttaacgtgtttatgacgtattagaacgttgttacaacttgctatattggttgttataactggttaggaggtgttaaaacttgttccaacgttataccgtcgtagtttcggtgtgtgtttggcgggtatattCTATTACTACAGTACTGTAGTAGTTACACCATTTTGTAAAATAAATCATAAGATTTAGGTGGTCCTCGACTTGTACAGGGAATGATGCACTTCTGAAAAAATGTTATgcaaatacaaactataattaaaTGCTGTACAGTTCACTGAATAGAGGCTGACTTGTATACTTCCTTTAAGAAGAAATTTGAGGTAATACTAGTTGAGAGAGACAGGAGGCAGCCAGCTGCTTGCAGCCATGCCTTTCCTCACTAGCCTTCGCTGTATTTGCCAAGAATAAGATCTCTTGGATGAAAGATTTTTTGGCCCAATTTAACGATCGTAAACATACCAGGGAGCCTTGTTCTAACCAATTCATGGATGGCCTGATTGGATTGTGTTCTGTGTAAACTGTTTAccggaacatacaaatgtttggTTATCTTctcgaggttatctcgagatgatttcggggctttagtgtccccgcggcccggtcctcgaccagacctccacccccaggaagcagcccgtgacagctgactaacacccagctacctattttactgctaggtaacaggggcatagggtgaaagaaactgcccattgtttctcgccggcacccgggatcgaacccgggaccacaggatcacaagtccagcgtgctgtccgctcggccgaccggtcacCTGAAGATTATTCATCCTAGTTGCTGCCGAGGCCCATAACAGCCAAAACcagtactattattattatatatacataccaggggaggcctggtcgacgaccgggccgcggggacgctaagccccggaagcacctcaagatattATGACAACAGCTGTTAATGATCTTCATTACCCAAATAAATTTTGggtaataaacaataataataaattagttaTTAATAAAGTATATGAAAActataacaaaaatattaaaatacaaCAAATTATTATAAAAGTATTATTGTTATACAATAATAAACTAAACTATACATAcatttacacacacaaaaaaaagtttAGGGGTTCACCCAAAAAGTTTCACCACTTCAATTGATTTTTCAGGAATCTTTATGTATAGGAATTTTTGCAGATATATGGGAACggcaaacatagttccaatctacaaaaatggtagcagagaagaccctctaaattatagacctatATCATTAACTAGCATTGTAGTCcaaacactagaaaaaataattaaaaccaaaTGAATAGAATACACAGAaagaaatatttatttatatacaggagttcttacattcttgtaaagccacaaacACGCATAGCGTGAAAATATAATTACATTATATTTCCTTCATATTTTAATGCTTTTACTATGTTTTGTCTGGTACAATGATGCATTAGGCTGTCAAAGTTGTTATTTGTGTCACAGAACACAAGAACATGTAGAACAAGTATGCTCAAATATATGCGTGTCACTAATATGCGCAAAATATATTTTTGTCTAGCAATAAAACAAagttttttgctgttattacattgTTTATACATGTTATATGTAACTACAGTATCTACTTTTGTATGCACCATAATGAACCATTGAGCAGCTCTGACGGGGGCACCAAGCACAGCACGGCACAACACCCTTGTCAGTTTCCGATGTTAACCACACAGCAAAATGCCTCCCAGTATACTACACACATTGTTAACTTTAAACATTTTGCTACACAAAATGTGGCAACAtagtgttagggggggggggagggggttaataTCCAGGCATAGTCATAAACATCTGGCAAGAATCCTTACCTAAATTTAGGTTCCTCTTTTGATACGACTCCCACTTCAATCTCTGTGGGTTTAAAGTCTGCCGAGAGGACGGTCATGAGGCAAGTaatggccagctggatggttTCATCGTGGGTGTAATTTGTCTTTTTTCGGTATCTGGAACAAGCAGGTTGAAAATTATTGCTATTCAAACAAAAGAGATATAACAAtgtaaatgttgaccagaccacacactaaaaggtgaagggacgacgacgtttcggtccgtcctggaccattctcaagtcgtcgtcccttcaccttctagtgtgtggtctggttaacatactttagccacgttattgtggctcatcgcctgcaacaaTGTAAATTATAATGCTAAAATCTTATGAGCATACTTGCAGTAATAAAGACCTCAATAATAACACATTAATATAAATGAATAGTGAAATACACCTAACAGCCTTGTGAGATTAGAATACCATTTAAAAAAAAGTGGTTAATACTTCTCATAAAAATACTTAATTAAAATCACACATTAACCCTCAGACAACAGTTATCATCAACTGCTGATTCCCATGGTAATGTGGTTATCATCATCTTGagattatctcgagatgatttcggggctttagtgtccccgcggcccggtccttgaccaggcttccacccccaggaagcagcccgtgacagctgactaacacccaggtacctattttactgctaggtaacaggggcatagggtgaaagaaactctgcccattgtttattgccagtgcctgggatcgaacccaggaccacaggatcacaagttcagcgtgctgtccgctcggccgaccggttccctcaTATGAAGGGATATCATATGAATATTTGCAAAATTATTatctgggttttacatgtatgatgcaaatcTGGATATAATAGATCTATGTGGATGTAATGGTGTTTACCTTGACCCATGACAAAATCCTGCTACCATTTCGTGGTACAAACGCAGTAATCGTCATGAATGTTACTAGGGGAATGCAGTCATCATATgatgatttaaacaattattgtctgggttttacagaGATGATGTAAATATGGATATAAAGGctctgtggatgtaaataaagaaaaacaagtGATAAAACATTCAGAGAATAaatcaggaagtgtgtgtgtgtaaaattgagcaccaggcattgacaagtgtcAGACAGAGTTACAGAGCACCTCCACCAAGTGAAAAGATAAATAATCAATTATTATCATGTTTCTCTTATATTctgcatacaaattaataatcATAATGAAATTTTTCTTTTTCATAAGCAGGTATGACCATTTCCCCATAGCTGCTCCATTGTCTTTGTTAATTAAGGCAAAgagcactctctcggccctcttgGGAACACTGTCACGAATTTAAATTTCGTCTACACAACTGCCAGAACCttagtaaattatgatgcagtgtGTGCATACATGGAGGCGGAGAATCCCGAGATCATTGGCATCAGCGATGGCGATGAGAGGGCATAATTGAAGGAGAATTTCATCTTCCAGGACACAACACACCAttcagaaaggacagaacaaGAAGAGTA
Above is a window of Procambarus clarkii isolate CNS0578487 chromosome 3, FALCON_Pclarkii_2.0, whole genome shotgun sequence DNA encoding:
- the BBS8 gene encoding tetratricopeptide repeat protein 8 translates to MDPLFIALSNFRRRNFDKTIAICTEILAKNPYDQAVWSLKTRALTEQVWVDECDGEEEGLADVLMDDNTIASVARPGTSLRTAFPSTADGPSQTFRPSTQSGQPLSGVVRPGSQGGRPGTMDQALRTPRTAQTARPVSATSGRHVRLGTASMLPSAEGPFINLARLNVAKYASQQNIAKALFDYIYFHENDVRHALDLAAQATQAQEFKDWWWKVQLGRCYYRLGMFRDAEKQFKSALKQQDHVNTYLLLGRVYIRLDQPMGALEVYKDGLDKFPGEVTLLTAIARIYEGLHDLTKAVKYYKDVLQHDATHVEAIACIGTHHFYTDQPEVALRFYRRLLQMGIYNCEIFNNLGLCCFYAQQYDMTLTCFERALSLATDQSVADVWYNLGHIALGIGDINLAYQCYRLALVANNDHGESYNNLGVLEYRRGNLDTARAFFMTASSLAPHMFQPHFNHAKLAHKVGDLQTSYIIVQKALALFPAHVDSKELLKTLEMHFHTL